In one Campylobacter insulaenigrae NCTC 12927 genomic region, the following are encoded:
- a CDS encoding Fe(3+) ABC transporter substrate-binding protein has translation MKTKLVLLSLLAAVSLSAQELTIYSHRHYDADKGIFKLFQEKTGISINVVQAKANELAKRLEVEGKNSKADLFMTADAGNLEQVRTSDLFVSVDSPELEKLSPKELRGKNNQWYAFTTRARIIIASKDRIKDGEIKTYEDLTDPKFKGKVLVRSSNNVYNISLLGAMIDTLGKEKAKEWASGIAKNLARTPKGGDRDQIRAIYAKEGDVAISNSYYLGHLANSKNPQDIEAANSVKVIFPNQDDRGTHINVSGIGVLKTSKNKEAAIKFIEFMLSKEAQEILTNQNYEYPVNKEVKPAKILQSWGDFKSEKPNFEAYWGNAKEALMIFDEVDWK, from the coding sequence ATGAAAACAAAGTTAGTTTTATTGTCATTATTGGCCGCTGTTAGTTTAAGTGCTCAAGAACTTACGATTTATTCTCATAGACATTATGATGCTGATAAAGGAATTTTTAAATTATTTCAAGAAAAAACAGGGATTAGTATTAATGTAGTGCAAGCTAAAGCTAATGAACTTGCTAAGAGATTAGAAGTTGAAGGTAAAAATTCAAAAGCAGATTTGTTTATGACTGCTGATGCTGGAAATTTGGAGCAAGTTCGTACAAGTGATCTTTTTGTTTCTGTTGATTCTCCAGAATTAGAAAAACTTTCTCCTAAAGAATTAAGAGGTAAAAATAACCAATGGTATGCTTTTACCACAAGAGCTAGGATTATTATTGCATCTAAAGATAGAATTAAAGATGGAGAAATTAAAACTTATGAAGATTTAACTGATCCAAAATTTAAAGGTAAAGTTTTAGTAAGAAGCTCAAATAATGTTTATAATATCTCTTTATTGGGTGCTATGATAGATACTTTAGGTAAAGAAAAAGCAAAAGAATGGGCAAGCGGTATTGCTAAAAATTTAGCTCGTACTCCAAAAGGCGGTGATCGCGATCAAATTCGTGCTATTTATGCAAAAGAAGGTGATGTAGCTATTTCAAATAGTTATTATTTAGGACATTTAGCGAATTCTAAAAATCCACAAGATATAGAAGCTGCAAATTCTGTAAAAGTGATTTTTCCTAATCAAGATGATAGAGGAACACATATTAATGTGAGCGGTATAGGTGTTTTAAAAACTTCTAAAAATAAAGAAGCAGCCATTAAATTTATTGAATTTATGCTTTCAAAAGAAGCTCAAGAAATTCTAACAAATCAAAATTATGAATACCCAGTCAATAAAGAAGTAAAACCAGCTAAAATTTTACAATCTTGGGGTGATTTTAAATCAGAAAAACCAAATTTCGAAGCTTATTGGGGTAACGCTAAAGAAGCTTTAATGATATTTGATGAAGTTGATTGGAAATGA
- the cgb gene encoding single-domain globin Cgb, producing the protein MTKEEIQIIKDCVPILQQNGEVLTREFYKIMFEEYPQVKPMFNMDKQNSGEQPKALALAILTAAKNIENLENMRSFVDKVAITHTNLNVKEEHYPIVGACLLKAIKVILNADDTTLKAWEKAYGIIAKFYIDIEKEIYAKNQ; encoded by the coding sequence ATGACTAAAGAAGAAATTCAAATTATCAAAGATTGCGTACCGATTTTACAACAAAATGGTGAAGTACTTACAAGAGAATTTTATAAAATTATGTTTGAAGAATATCCTCAAGTAAAACCTATGTTTAATATGGATAAACAAAATTCGGGAGAGCAACCAAAGGCTTTAGCTTTAGCTATTTTAACAGCTGCTAAAAATATAGAAAATTTAGAAAACATGAGATCTTTTGTAGATAAAGTAGCCATTACTCATACAAATTTAAATGTTAAAGAAGAACATTACCCTATAGTTGGAGCTTGTCTTTTAAAAGCTATAAAAGTTATACTAAATGCTGATGATACAACGCTTAAAGCATGGGAAAAAGCATATGGAATTATTGCTAAATTTTATATAGATATAGAAAAAGAAATTTATGCAAAAAATCAATAA
- a CDS encoding multidrug ABC transporter permease/ATP-binding protein, with protein sequence MSFILTLFKENKIKIFIFLFFSIITSLIGVLTLVFINEFLLKSNLENPNIIVYFAFLLILFFLSSSFVEISLSSFGQKFIFKMQRRVVKQILDTSILNILNTTKARILASLNNDVRSISFGLLRFPEFIQSSVLIFCTSAYIAYLSFEIFLLCFVWIVFVFVINHFLMSKVYFYFKRARENDDALQKNYQNILQGHNELTLNPLRAKQYYESEFEFNALKKKKNSTIGNVLHILSNNWSNSAMLALVGVEFYIVLTYKLTGIENATTIALSILFLRTPLVSMIGSFPTILMAKIALDKIAKLNLQEYRQDFKIINKKIQWKKIVFKDVCFAYGEKFSLKPINFELQKGDTVFLIGKNGSGKSTFSMILAGLFTNFNGKLYLDNEEINLKNIYKYRALISAIFSDFHLFTKILRDENFLEEDLKYWLEILELDEKIELIEDNFSTIKLSAGQKKRLAMLVALLEKKDILILDEWAADQDPMFRKFFYQKLLPLLKQKGITIFAITHDDTYFDIADRILLAQDGYIQELQGDIKNIAKNVVEKF encoded by the coding sequence TTGAGCTTTATTTTAACTTTATTTAAAGAAAACAAAATAAAAATTTTTATTTTTTTATTTTTTAGCATTATCACAAGTTTAATTGGTGTTTTGACTTTAGTATTTATTAATGAATTTTTACTGAAATCAAATCTTGAAAATCCCAATATTATAGTGTATTTTGCATTTTTGTTAATTTTATTTTTTCTTAGTTCATCTTTTGTGGAAATTTCTCTTAGTTCTTTTGGCCAAAAATTCATTTTTAAAATGCAAAGAAGGGTAGTAAAGCAAATTTTAGATACTAGTATTTTAAATATATTAAATACCACTAAAGCAAGAATACTTGCATCTTTAAACAATGATGTAAGGAGTATTTCTTTTGGGCTTTTGCGTTTTCCAGAATTTATCCAATCTAGCGTTTTGATATTTTGTACAAGTGCTTATATAGCATATCTTTCTTTTGAAATTTTTTTATTATGTTTTGTTTGGATAGTCTTTGTATTTGTAATAAATCATTTTTTGATGAGTAAAGTATATTTTTATTTTAAGCGTGCAAGGGAAAATGATGATGCTTTACAAAAAAATTATCAAAATATTTTACAAGGTCATAATGAACTTACTTTAAATCCACTAAGAGCAAAACAATATTATGAAAGTGAATTTGAATTTAATGCATTGAAAAAAAAGAAAAACTCAACCATAGGAAATGTTTTACATATTTTGTCAAATAATTGGAGCAATAGTGCAATGCTAGCTTTGGTTGGGGTTGAATTTTATATAGTTTTAACATATAAACTTACTGGTATTGAAAATGCTACGACGATAGCTTTAAGTATACTTTTTTTAAGAACTCCTTTAGTATCTATGATAGGAAGTTTTCCTACTATTTTGATGGCAAAAATAGCTTTAGATAAAATTGCAAAGCTTAATTTGCAAGAATATAGACAAGATTTTAAAATTATAAATAAAAAAATTCAATGGAAAAAAATAGTTTTTAAAGACGTTTGTTTTGCTTATGGTGAAAAATTTTCTTTAAAACCTATAAATTTTGAATTACAAAAAGGTGATACTGTATTTTTAATAGGTAAAAATGGTAGCGGTAAATCAACTTTTTCTATGATTTTAGCGGGACTTTTTACTAATTTTAATGGGAAGCTTTATTTGGATAATGAGGAAATAAATTTAAAAAACATATACAAATATAGAGCTTTAATCAGCGCTATTTTTAGTGATTTTCATTTATTTACAAAAATTTTAAGAGATGAAAATTTTTTAGAAGAAGATTTAAAATATTGGCTAGAAATTTTAGAACTTGATGAAAAAATAGAACTTATAGAAGATAATTTTAGCACTATAAAGCTTTCAGCAGGGCAAAAAAAACGCTTAGCTATGTTAGTTGCTTTACTTGAAAAAAAAGATATTTTGATACTAGATGAATGGGCAGCTGATCAAGATCCTATGTTTAGAAAATTTTTTTACCAAAAATTATTACCACTTTTAAAACAAAAAGGTATTACCATCTTTGCAATCACTCATGATGATACTTATTTTGATATAGCTGATAGAATTTTGCTTGCTCAAGATGGGTATATTCAAGAATTACAAGGAGATATAAAAAATATCGCAAAAAATGTAGTAGAGAAATTTTAA
- a CDS encoding type II secretion system protein, whose translation MKKAFTIMELVFVVIILGVLAAIALPKLGTSKDEASAIQALSNLKIFINDINNYVLKNEELSSVALMSNISNIKNVDLSSLHNTTQELDFSVGNDEQCVKITFADKESVLLMGVSVGSGSKFQTIANLKNELLKDPKNQNLKVQLDELLKKLSEETYHSTSKSKSCQNLVNSKSFKDLAGKIYILSGN comes from the coding sequence ATGAAAAAAGCTTTTACAATCATGGAACTTGTATTTGTCGTGATTATATTAGGAGTTTTAGCCGCTATAGCTTTGCCAAAACTTGGTACAAGTAAAGATGAGGCAAGTGCTATACAAGCTTTAAGTAATCTTAAAATTTTTATCAATGATATTAACAATTATGTCTTAAAAAATGAAGAGCTTTCAAGTGTGGCTTTAATGAGTAATATTTCTAATATTAAAAATGTAGATTTGTCTAGTTTGCACAACACAACGCAAGAGCTTGATTTTAGCGTAGGAAATGATGAGCAGTGTGTTAAAATAACTTTTGCAGATAAAGAAAGTGTTTTACTTATGGGTGTTAGTGTAGGATCAGGTAGCAAATTTCAAACTATAGCAAATTTAAAAAATGAACTTTTAAAAGACCCCAAAAATCAAAATTTAAAAGTTCAATTAGATGAACTTTTAAAGAAGCTAAGCGAGGAAACATACCATAGCACTTCTAAATCAAAATCTTGTCAAAATTTAGTCAATTCTAAATCTTTCAAAGATCTAGCAGGTAAAATATATATATTAAGTGGTAATTAG
- the tsaD gene encoding tRNA (adenosine(37)-N6)-threonylcarbamoyltransferase complex transferase subunit TsaD, translating into MKNLILAIESSCDDSSIAIINKNTYECVFYRKISQENEHSKYGGVVPELAARLHTQALPKILDECKIYFDNLCAIAVTNEPGLSVSLIGGICMAKMLALSLDLPLIAVNHLKGHIFSLFLKEQIQTDMGILLVSGGHTMVLFVDQQGKMIELARTSDDSFGESFDKVAKMMGLGYPGGAVVEKLAKKASDVVLEFSIPLLHSKELNFSFSGLKNQVRLEILKEELTDYKKSHIAYAFQKSAILHIMHKLTKIFQKYHFKRFGIVGGASANLTLRNQVELLCKEYMCELLLAPLEYCSDNALMIARAACDAYERKDFVDISQELINPKVQNLQGLL; encoded by the coding sequence ATGAAAAATCTTATTTTAGCTATAGAAAGTTCCTGTGATGATAGTTCTATTGCAATTATAAATAAAAATACTTATGAATGTGTTTTTTATAGAAAAATATCTCAAGAAAATGAACATAGTAAATATGGTGGAGTAGTGCCAGAACTTGCGGCAAGATTACATACTCAAGCTTTACCTAAAATTCTTGATGAGTGTAAAATATATTTTGATAATTTATGCGCTATAGCTGTTACAAACGAGCCAGGGCTTAGTGTGAGTTTGATTGGTGGAATTTGTATGGCCAAAATGCTTGCATTGAGTTTAGATTTACCTCTTATTGCTGTTAATCATTTGAAAGGTCATATTTTTTCTTTATTTTTAAAAGAACAAATTCAGACTGATATGGGAATTTTGCTTGTTAGTGGTGGTCATACTATGGTGCTTTTTGTGGATCAACAAGGAAAAATGATTGAACTTGCAAGAACAAGTGATGATAGTTTTGGTGAGAGTTTTGATAAAGTTGCTAAGATGATGGGTTTGGGATATCCTGGTGGTGCTGTTGTAGAAAAGTTAGCTAAAAAAGCAAGTGATGTTGTTTTGGAATTTAGCATACCTTTACTTCATTCTAAAGAATTAAATTTTAGTTTTTCTGGATTGAAAAATCAAGTTAGGTTAGAGATTTTAAAAGAAGAATTAACAGATTATAAAAAAAGTCATATTGCCTATGCCTTTCAAAAATCTGCTATATTGCATATTATGCATAAACTTACTAAAATTTTTCAAAAATATCATTTTAAGCGTTTTGGTATAGTTGGTGGAGCTAGTGCAAACTTGACTTTGAGAAATCAAGTCGAACTTTTGTGTAAAGAATATATGTGCGAACTTTTATTAGCTCCGCTTGAATATTGTTCTGATAATGCATTGATGATAGCAAGAGCAGCTTGTGATGCTTATGAAAGAAAAGATTTTGTGGATATTTCACAAGAATTAATTAATCCAAAAGTACAAAATTTACAAGGCTTGTTATGA
- a CDS encoding M99 family carboxypeptidase catalytic domain-containing protein, whose protein sequence is MRFFICICMFINLVLALDFSVKENGVSLDDNNTVLILGGIQGDEPGGFHAASLLLSDYNITKGKIIVAPNLAFESIIARNRGNFGDLNRKFAHISKDDPDYFTIERIKKLILNPEINMVINLHDGSGFYRPQYESKDKNPNRWGNTSIIDQSEVNSTKYADLESIANEAVENINKALVKEEHQYHLKNTKTQETNDKEMLKALTYFVVSNHKAAFANEASKNLPTHLRVYYHLLAVEYYLKKANIEFTRTFELTPKGVYQAIEKPLEVKLFNDKILLVLDRPNPTINFLPFPVNQTLDYEASNEITAVVAGKNSYSVNYGNRLQTRIYPEYFEFSNALDNVQLIVDGQIIQSHFANKVLVKNNFEIPAINGVRVNIIGFDRGSDESGILIHKNQMQSKYSLDRKRKIYRVEFYELKNAHLDEQVLMYSNHTKEIKDANIPYALIDKTDQKDKFLGMILVEFE, encoded by the coding sequence GTGAGATTTTTTATATGTATATGTATGTTTATAAATTTGGTTTTAGCTTTAGATTTTAGTGTTAAAGAAAATGGAGTAAGTTTAGATGATAATAATACCGTTTTAATTCTTGGAGGTATTCAAGGTGACGAACCTGGTGGTTTTCATGCAGCAAGCTTGCTTTTGAGTGATTATAATATCACTAAAGGAAAAATAATTGTAGCGCCTAATTTAGCTTTTGAAAGTATTATTGCAAGAAATAGGGGAAATTTTGGCGATTTAAATAGAAAATTTGCTCATATTAGTAAAGATGATCCTGATTATTTTACTATAGAACGTATTAAAAAGCTTATTTTAAATCCAGAAATTAATATGGTTATAAATTTACATGATGGAAGTGGTTTTTATAGACCACAATACGAAAGCAAAGATAAAAATCCAAATAGATGGGGAAATACTAGTATCATTGATCAAAGTGAAGTAAATTCTACAAAATATGCTGATTTAGAAAGTATTGCAAATGAAGCTGTTGAAAATATTAATAAAGCTTTAGTTAAAGAAGAACATCAATATCATTTAAAAAATACAAAAACACAAGAAACTAATGATAAAGAAATGCTTAAAGCTTTGACTTATTTTGTTGTATCTAATCATAAAGCTGCTTTTGCAAATGAAGCAAGTAAAAATTTACCTACTCATCTTAGAGTATATTATCATCTTTTAGCAGTAGAGTATTATCTAAAAAAAGCTAATATAGAATTTACTAGAACTTTTGAGTTAACCCCAAAAGGAGTATATCAAGCCATAGAAAAACCTTTGGAAGTGAAACTTTTTAATGATAAAATTTTACTTGTACTTGATCGTCCAAATCCTACTATTAATTTTTTACCTTTTCCTGTTAATCAGACCTTAGATTATGAGGCTAGTAATGAAATCACAGCAGTTGTTGCTGGAAAAAATTCATATTCTGTAAATTATGGGAACCGATTGCAAACTAGAATTTATCCTGAATATTTTGAATTTTCAAACGCATTAGACAATGTGCAGTTGATAGTAGATGGTCAAATTATACAAAGTCATTTTGCTAATAAGGTTTTAGTTAAAAACAATTTTGAAATTCCTGCTATTAATGGGGTGAGAGTTAATATTATAGGTTTTGATAGAGGTAGTGATGAAAGTGGGATATTAATTCACAAAAATCAGATGCAAAGTAAATATTCTTTAGATAGAAAAAGAAAAATTTATAGGGTGGAATTTTATGAGTTGAAGAATGCGCATCTAGATGAACAAGTTTTAATGTATAGCAACCACACAAAAGAAATAAAAGATGCAAATATACCCTATGCCCTTATAGACAAAACAGATCAAAAAGATAAATTTCTTGGAATGATTTTGGTGGAATTTGAATGA